A single region of the Sphingobium sp. TKS genome encodes:
- a CDS encoding outer membrane protein assembly factor BamD yields MLTKTMTRIGAATAPLLLAALLAGCATSKNKADTQYVARDVSTLYNAGKYRLDRGQYKLAAALFDEVERQHPYSPWARRAQLMSAFSYYMNQDYPEAIGAAQRFLSIHTGNKDAPYAYYLIALCYYEQIADVTRDQKITQQSLDALGELIRRYPDTRYAADARLKLDLVNDHLAGKEMEVGRFYQRRGQWLAATLRFRTVIDKYQTTTHTPEALERLVESYLSLGIPAEAQKAAAVLGKNYPGSKWYERSYKLMREHAPKA; encoded by the coding sequence ATGCTGACGAAAACCATGACGCGCATCGGCGCGGCCACCGCACCGCTTCTGCTTGCCGCCCTGCTCGCCGGCTGCGCGACGTCGAAGAACAAGGCCGACACCCAATATGTCGCCCGCGACGTGTCCACGCTCTACAATGCGGGCAAATATCGGCTGGATCGGGGGCAGTACAAGCTCGCCGCCGCGCTGTTCGACGAGGTGGAGCGCCAGCATCCCTATTCGCCCTGGGCGCGCCGGGCGCAGCTCATGTCCGCCTTCAGCTATTATATGAATCAGGATTATCCCGAAGCGATCGGCGCCGCCCAGCGCTTCCTGTCGATTCATACCGGCAACAAGGACGCGCCCTACGCCTATTATCTGATCGCGCTTTGCTATTATGAACAGATTGCCGATGTCACCCGCGACCAGAAGATCACCCAGCAGTCGCTGGACGCGCTGGGCGAGCTGATCCGCCGCTATCCCGACACGCGCTACGCCGCCGACGCCCGGCTGAAGCTCGACCTCGTCAACGATCATCTGGCGGGCAAGGAAATGGAAGTCGGGCGCTTCTACCAGCGCCGGGGTCAGTGGCTGGCGGCGACGCTGCGCTTCCGCACGGTGATCGACAAATATCAGACGACCACGCATACGCCGGAAGCGCTGGAGCGTCTGGTGGAAAGCTATCTCTCGCTCGGCATTCCCGCCGAAGCGCAAAAGGCTGCCGCGGTACTGGGCAAGAACTATCCCGGTTCGAAATGGTATGAGCGGTCCTACAAGCTCATGCGGGAACATGCGCCCAAGGCTTAA
- the ligA gene encoding NAD-dependent DNA ligase LigA — MTDPTQMTEAEAANRLMRLAREIARHNRLYHDQDEPEIADADYDALVRENNALEAAFPHLIRSDSPNAQVGAAPTSSLKKVQHAVRMMSLDNGFSDEDIAEFIARVRRFLALPEDAPVALTAEPKIDGLSCSLRYEKGELVLAATRGDGTTGEDVTANVRTIDDIPQCLTGEAIPDLFEVRGEVYMAKADFVALNARLAAEAEDPEKARQFANPRNAAAGSLRQKDAAVTASRPLRFLAHGWGEVSAVPAETQLGVMQVIANWGLPVSDRLTCVDTLEALIAHYRAIEAARADLPFDIDGVVYKVDRLDWQQRLGFVAKAPRWAIAHKFPAERAQTTLEAIDIQVGRTGKLTPVGRLTPVTVGGVVVSNVTLHNADEIERLGVRPGDRIVVQRAGDVIPQVVDNLTRDAVRDPFTFPDHCPVCHSEAVREEGEVDIRCTGGLICAAQRFERLRHFVSRVALDIEGLGEKSIEEFLDLGWITEPADIFRLKAHRPSLLGREGWKEKSVDNLLAAIEAKRRPDAARLLFGLGIRHIGAVTARDLLKRYTTLEAIHALAREIIALRDAAEPAEGEEEGRFRNRLDKAIAEHIGVENVGSAVGHALADFFHEPHNVEVWNDLLSEVSPPDYVVETTASQVTGKTVVFTGKLETMSRDEAKAQAERLGAKAAGSVSAKTDLVVAGPGAGSKLKQAAALGIEVIDEAAWAEIVKAAG; from the coding sequence ATGACCGACCCCACGCAAATGACCGAAGCCGAAGCCGCCAATCGCCTGATGCGCCTGGCGCGCGAGATTGCACGTCACAACCGCCTTTATCACGATCAGGACGAGCCGGAGATTGCGGATGCCGACTATGACGCGCTCGTCCGCGAAAATAATGCGCTGGAAGCCGCCTTCCCGCATCTCATCCGCAGCGACTCTCCCAACGCCCAGGTCGGCGCAGCGCCCACCTCTTCGCTGAAGAAGGTGCAGCATGCCGTCCGTATGATGAGCCTCGACAACGGCTTTTCCGACGAGGACATAGCCGAATTCATCGCCCGCGTCCGCCGCTTCCTGGCGCTGCCCGAGGATGCCCCGGTGGCGCTGACCGCCGAGCCCAAGATCGACGGCCTGTCCTGCTCGCTGCGCTATGAAAAGGGCGAACTGGTCCTCGCCGCCACGCGCGGCGACGGCACGACCGGCGAGGATGTCACCGCCAATGTCCGCACCATCGACGACATCCCGCAGTGCCTGACGGGCGAAGCCATCCCCGATCTTTTCGAGGTCCGGGGCGAAGTCTATATGGCCAAGGCCGATTTCGTTGCCCTCAACGCGCGTTTGGCGGCCGAAGCCGAAGACCCGGAAAAGGCCCGCCAATTCGCCAACCCCCGCAACGCAGCCGCCGGATCGCTGCGCCAGAAGGACGCCGCCGTCACCGCCAGCCGCCCGCTGCGCTTCCTGGCCCATGGCTGGGGTGAGGTCAGCGCGGTCCCCGCCGAAACCCAGCTCGGCGTCATGCAGGTGATTGCGAACTGGGGCTTGCCCGTTTCCGACCGGCTCACCTGCGTCGACACGCTGGAAGCGCTGATCGCCCATTATCGCGCCATAGAGGCGGCGCGGGCCGACTTGCCCTTCGACATTGACGGCGTGGTCTATAAGGTCGATCGGCTCGACTGGCAGCAACGCCTGGGTTTCGTCGCCAAGGCTCCGCGCTGGGCCATCGCCCATAAATTCCCCGCCGAACGCGCCCAGACCACGCTGGAGGCGATCGATATCCAGGTCGGGCGCACCGGCAAGCTGACGCCGGTGGGCCGTCTGACCCCCGTCACTGTCGGCGGCGTCGTCGTTTCCAACGTCACCCTGCACAATGCCGACGAGATCGAGCGTCTGGGCGTACGTCCCGGCGACCGCATTGTCGTGCAGCGCGCGGGCGACGTCATTCCGCAGGTGGTCGACAATCTGACCCGCGATGCCGTGCGCGATCCTTTCACTTTCCCCGATCATTGCCCCGTTTGCCATTCGGAAGCCGTGCGCGAAGAGGGTGAGGTCGACATCCGCTGCACCGGCGGCCTGATCTGCGCGGCGCAGCGTTTCGAACGGCTGCGCCATTTCGTCAGCCGCGTCGCGCTCGATATCGAGGGGCTGGGCGAGAAGAGCATAGAGGAATTTCTCGATCTGGGCTGGATCACCGAACCCGCCGACATTTTCCGCCTGAAGGCTCACCGCCCAAGCCTGTTGGGCCGGGAGGGCTGGAAGGAAAAATCGGTCGACAATCTCCTCGCTGCCATAGAGGCGAAGCGTCGGCCCGACGCCGCCCGTCTGCTCTTCGGCCTGGGTATTCGTCATATCGGGGCGGTGACGGCGCGTGATCTGCTGAAACGCTATACGACGCTGGAGGCGATTCACGCGCTTGCCCGAGAGATCATCGCCCTGCGCGATGCCGCCGAGCCTGCGGAGGGGGAAGAGGAAGGCCGCTTCCGCAACCGCCTCGACAAGGCGATCGCGGAACATATCGGCGTCGAAAATGTGGGCTCAGCGGTCGGCCATGCACTGGCCGATTTCTTCCACGAGCCGCATAATGTGGAGGTGTGGAACGACCTGCTGAGCGAAGTCTCTCCGCCCGATTATGTGGTCGAAACCACCGCCAGCCAGGTCACGGGCAAGACGGTCGTCTTCACCGGCAAGCTGGAAACCATGAGCCGCGACGAGGCCAAGGCGCAGGCCGAACGGCTGGGCGCCAAGGCCGCCGGCTCGGTCAGCGCCAAGACCGACCTGGTGGTCGCCGGTCCCGGCGCCGGCTCGAAACTCAAACAGGCCGCCGCGCTCGGCATTGAAGTGATCGACGAAGCCGCCTGGGCGGAGATCGTGAAAGCGGCGGGATAG
- a CDS encoding WYL domain-containing protein, whose product MSSLWTEVRGKFVAARAILTDFVVPDEDDHPASVPEDGLPAWQEKLISVSGLPFVLTYPASKGEVTQRLVTCQRLDRAADTLYLWAFCHHRAAVRQFRVDRITDIADAATGELLGSPLAFFAQFEIDRSQRSKPGWGLNVRQRADFVAVLNALMFMARCDREYHPLERQALEDCIARYWLRFEAPGDPDMEAILNHADRLAPDAETFFVSLNRCAAEPRLVRLLKESAAEIIDADGVHAPHEVYWGSKIDEFFKNQG is encoded by the coding sequence ATGAGCAGTTTGTGGACGGAGGTTCGCGGGAAGTTTGTCGCAGCAAGAGCAATCCTCACCGACTTTGTTGTCCCCGATGAGGACGATCACCCTGCCTCTGTTCCCGAAGACGGGCTGCCTGCGTGGCAAGAAAAACTCATTTCGGTTTCTGGCCTACCCTTCGTTCTTACCTATCCGGCAAGCAAAGGCGAGGTTACTCAGCGGCTTGTAACCTGCCAACGATTGGATCGTGCCGCCGATACGCTCTATTTATGGGCTTTCTGTCATCATCGGGCGGCGGTGCGTCAATTTCGTGTCGATCGCATCACGGATATTGCTGATGCGGCGACGGGAGAGTTACTCGGTTCGCCATTGGCTTTCTTTGCACAATTTGAGATCGACAGATCGCAACGCTCGAAACCGGGTTGGGGTTTGAACGTTCGTCAACGAGCCGATTTCGTTGCTGTTCTGAATGCCCTAATGTTCATGGCTCGCTGTGATCGCGAATATCATCCGCTGGAACGACAGGCTCTGGAGGATTGTATTGCGCGCTACTGGTTGCGGTTCGAGGCTCCCGGTGATCCAGATATGGAGGCTATTCTCAACCATGCCGACCGGCTGGCGCCTGATGCGGAAACCTTTTTTGTCTCTTTGAACCGATGTGCTGCCGAACCGCGTTTGGTTCGGCTGTTAAAGGAGAGCGCTGCCGAGATTATCGATGCAGATGGTGTTCACGCGCCCCATGAAGTCTATTGGGGTTCGAAGATAGACGAGTTTTTCAAGAATCAGGGCTGA
- the recN gene encoding DNA repair protein RecN, with product MLTALSIRNVVLIEALDLDFGSGLGVLTGETGAGKSILLDSLGLALGARADSGLVRNGEAQASVTATFDTPRADHRATDLLADNGIDLEPGEPLIIRRMVKADGGSRAFINDQACSAALLRDLSSALVEIHGQHDDRGLLNPRGHRALLDSYGRCDTGAVSGAYQAWRAAADRLAESRASVETAARDRDYLTHAVDELTRFAPEPGEEALLAEERATMQKGARLSDDLSAVTECFTGSDGGLAQLRQAARRLDRIVSEYELLAEVLAALDRAVIEASEAEDRLNEAAEALSFDPARLDAIETRLFDLRGLARKHQVQPDDLAALRNDMAAKLAAIEGGEEHLAALEAETRAKAAAYREAAQALSAERQMAAGKLDAAVAAELAPLKLDAARFRTVVAPQGEGQWGAHGMDRVEFEISTNPGAPFAPLVKIASGGELSRFILALKVALAEQGGADTLIFDEIDRGVGGAVASAIGDRLARLSKTNQILVVTHSPQVAARGAGHMLIAKSSANVNGGTVTRTGVHALSDGERREEIARMLSGAEITAEARAQAERLLGV from the coding sequence ATGTTGACCGCCCTGTCCATCCGCAATGTCGTGCTGATCGAGGCGCTGGACCTGGATTTCGGTTCCGGCCTGGGCGTGCTGACCGGCGAGACGGGGGCAGGCAAATCGATCCTGCTCGATTCGCTGGGTCTGGCGCTGGGGGCTCGCGCCGACAGCGGCCTCGTCCGCAATGGGGAGGCGCAGGCCAGCGTCACCGCCACCTTCGACACGCCCCGCGCCGATCATCGCGCGACGGACCTGCTGGCCGACAATGGCATCGACCTGGAACCGGGCGAGCCGCTGATCATCCGCCGCATGGTCAAGGCCGATGGCGGCAGCCGCGCCTTCATCAACGACCAGGCCTGTTCGGCCGCCTTGCTGCGTGACCTTAGCAGCGCATTGGTGGAAATCCACGGCCAGCACGACGATCGCGGTCTGCTCAACCCGCGTGGGCATCGGGCCTTGCTCGATTCCTATGGGCGCTGCGACACTGGCGCTGTCTCCGGCGCCTATCAGGCCTGGCGGGCCGCCGCCGACCGCCTTGCCGAAAGCCGCGCCAGCGTCGAAACGGCTGCCCGCGACCGCGATTACCTGACCCATGCGGTGGACGAACTCACCCGCTTCGCGCCCGAACCCGGCGAGGAAGCCCTGCTGGCCGAGGAACGCGCCACCATGCAGAAGGGTGCCCGCCTGTCCGACGATCTGTCCGCCGTTACCGAATGCTTCACCGGCTCCGATGGCGGCCTTGCCCAGTTGCGGCAGGCTGCCCGCCGACTCGACCGGATCGTCAGCGAATATGAGCTGCTGGCCGAGGTTCTCGCCGCGCTCGACCGTGCCGTGATCGAGGCGAGCGAAGCGGAGGACCGCCTGAACGAAGCCGCCGAGGCGCTGAGTTTCGATCCCGCCCGGCTCGACGCCATCGAGACCCGCCTGTTCGACCTGCGCGGCCTGGCCCGCAAGCATCAGGTGCAGCCCGACGATCTCGCCGCCCTGCGCAACGACATGGCCGCGAAACTGGCCGCGATCGAAGGTGGGGAGGAGCATCTTGCCGCCCTTGAAGCGGAGACGAGGGCCAAGGCGGCCGCCTATCGTGAAGCAGCGCAGGCTCTGTCCGCCGAACGACAGATGGCGGCGGGCAAGCTCGACGCCGCTGTCGCCGCCGAACTGGCGCCGCTGAAACTGGACGCCGCCCGCTTCCGCACCGTGGTCGCACCGCAGGGGGAGGGGCAATGGGGCGCCCATGGCATGGACCGGGTGGAGTTCGAAATCTCCACCAACCCCGGCGCGCCCTTCGCGCCGCTGGTCAAGATCGCTAGCGGAGGCGAATTGTCCCGCTTCATCCTCGCGCTCAAGGTCGCGCTGGCGGAGCAGGGCGGGGCGGACACGCTGATCTTCGACGAGATCGATCGCGGGGTAGGGGGCGCGGTCGCATCCGCCATCGGTGACCGCCTTGCGCGCTTGTCGAAGACCAATCAGATATTGGTCGTCACCCACAGCCCTCAGGTCGCGGCGCGGGGTGCGGGCCATATGCTGATCGCCAAATCGAGCGCCAATGTGAACGGGGGCACGGTCACGCGCACCGGCGTCCATGCTTTGAGCGATGGCGAACGGCGCGAAGAAATCGCCCGCATGCTCTCTGGCGCGGAGATCACCGCAGAGGCGCGGGCGCAGGCGGAAAGGCTGCTGGGAGTTTAG
- a CDS encoding TonB-dependent receptor gives MSMMKTFARLRDGAALSVFALASLSAVAATPALAQSSPQSSSTADEGETIVVTGSLFRRTNTETPSPVTVLTAETLQKAGITTASDAIRSVSADSAGSIGTGFQSGFSAGGSAVSLRGLGVSSTLVLVDGLRSTNFPINDDGHNAYVDLNSIPFSLVERVEVLKDGASSTYGADAIGGVVNLILKKHFNGIAGSAEAGAAFQGDAAHQRLDLTAGYGDYEDQGWNIYVNGEYQRDGRVTNHSRGFPYNTLDLTSIGGLDNNNNDSTLTGQADNGTPTAVVTRVSQTDLNNPLAGGGTLLTNQYQALNLNCANGTYTQTGAQVGTVCKYNLEDQYNQLAPLQRRYAFSGRISVRINDNVEAYLTGMYSNSFVSIINQPRALRATQPFGASPSLASNNPGIVLPVYICSAGVNCATAANRQLNPNNPFAAAFANDPANGAARIHYLFGDIPAGSDRTNEVWRFAGGFSGSINDDWNWKIDGVYARDNLKITQYGYLNIANTLNAINTGAYNFVNPSANSQAVRDFVSPDITTPSHSEMYSVDASVTKKLMDLPGGPLQIAIGGQVRHEMLENNNQNAALDTWTLTTSAAFGKHTVSAAYFEVQAPILDSLEVNASGRYDHYSEGFSHFSPKLGVKFTPIRQLALRGTFSKGFRAPTFAESNPRSQFAGFSNFTPPTSFQLAHGNNGYSQRYRLGSGLTGNPDLKPEVSRSFTAGAIFEPTRWLSLTVDYYNVKKSDLIVAGPQTGDARNAYYGQSNVAAACAAVAAVGPGYSCYAIDAPDPAFPNALPRVLIINAPFVNANYAVTSGVDFSATAKIPLGDEIMWTSRIEATHVIQYDLHTAKGVQKYAGTMGPYELSSGNGTPDWRGNWQNTLQIRKFALTATAYYVGKIKAVAADEGSLDLSCAHNLYSSNPLYSDKFCHVKSFINVDMNAQVEVNENFTFFANVGNVFGRRAPLAPASYTSSPNFLTTWHYAGLIGRTFKAGASFKF, from the coding sequence ATGTCTATGATGAAGACATTTGCCCGGCTGCGTGATGGCGCGGCCCTTTCCGTGTTTGCCCTTGCCAGCTTGAGCGCCGTCGCGGCGACACCAGCCTTGGCCCAAAGCTCTCCGCAAAGCTCCTCCACCGCCGATGAGGGCGAAACCATCGTCGTCACCGGATCACTATTCCGCCGCACCAATACGGAAACGCCATCCCCGGTTACGGTTCTCACCGCCGAGACGCTGCAAAAGGCGGGCATCACCACTGCTTCCGACGCCATCCGGTCCGTGTCCGCCGACAGCGCCGGATCCATCGGCACCGGCTTCCAGAGCGGCTTTTCCGCTGGCGGTTCGGCCGTGTCGCTGCGCGGCCTGGGCGTGTCCTCCACGCTCGTTCTGGTGGACGGGCTGCGCTCCACCAACTTCCCGATCAACGACGACGGGCACAATGCCTATGTCGACCTAAACTCCATTCCGTTCAGCCTGGTCGAGCGGGTCGAAGTGCTGAAGGACGGCGCGTCCTCCACCTATGGCGCCGATGCGATCGGCGGCGTCGTCAACCTGATCCTGAAGAAGCATTTCAACGGCATTGCGGGCAGCGCCGAGGCGGGCGCCGCCTTCCAGGGCGATGCCGCGCACCAGCGGCTGGACCTGACCGCCGGCTATGGCGACTATGAGGATCAGGGCTGGAATATCTACGTCAACGGCGAATATCAGCGCGACGGCCGCGTCACCAACCACAGCCGTGGCTTTCCGTACAACACGCTGGACCTGACCTCCATCGGCGGGCTGGATAACAATAATAATGACAGCACGCTGACCGGCCAGGCAGATAACGGCACGCCGACCGCAGTGGTAACCCGGGTCAGCCAGACCGACCTCAACAATCCGCTTGCCGGCGGCGGCACGTTGCTGACGAACCAATATCAAGCGCTCAACCTGAACTGCGCCAACGGCACCTATACCCAGACGGGAGCGCAGGTCGGCACCGTCTGCAAATATAATCTGGAGGATCAATATAATCAGCTCGCGCCCCTTCAGCGGCGCTATGCCTTTAGCGGCCGCATCAGCGTGCGGATCAACGACAATGTCGAAGCCTATCTGACCGGCATGTATTCCAACAGCTTCGTCAGCATCATCAACCAGCCACGCGCCCTGCGCGCCACCCAGCCCTTCGGCGCTTCGCCATCGCTGGCGTCGAACAATCCGGGGATCGTGCTGCCGGTCTATATCTGCTCGGCGGGCGTCAATTGCGCCACGGCGGCCAATCGTCAGCTCAATCCGAACAACCCCTTTGCGGCCGCCTTCGCCAACGATCCCGCCAATGGCGCGGCGCGCATCCATTATCTGTTCGGGGACATTCCGGCGGGCAGCGACCGCACCAATGAGGTGTGGCGCTTCGCCGGCGGCTTCAGCGGCAGCATCAATGACGACTGGAACTGGAAGATCGACGGGGTTTACGCCCGCGACAACCTCAAGATCACGCAATATGGCTATCTGAACATCGCCAACACGCTGAACGCGATCAACACGGGCGCCTATAATTTCGTCAATCCCTCCGCCAACAGCCAGGCGGTGCGGGACTTCGTGTCGCCTGACATCACCACGCCGTCGCATTCGGAAATGTATTCGGTCGATGCGTCCGTGACCAAGAAGCTGATGGACCTGCCGGGCGGCCCGCTCCAGATCGCCATCGGCGGGCAGGTGCGCCATGAGATGCTGGAGAACAACAACCAGAATGCGGCGCTGGACACCTGGACGCTGACGACATCCGCGGCCTTCGGCAAACATACCGTTTCGGCCGCCTATTTCGAAGTGCAGGCGCCGATCCTCGACAGTCTGGAGGTGAACGCATCCGGCCGCTACGACCATTATTCGGAAGGGTTCAGCCACTTCTCGCCCAAGCTGGGGGTGAAGTTCACGCCGATCCGGCAACTGGCGCTGCGCGGCACCTTCTCCAAGGGGTTCCGGGCACCGACCTTCGCGGAATCGAACCCGCGCAGCCAGTTTGCGGGCTTCTCCAACTTCACGCCGCCAACCTCCTTCCAACTGGCGCATGGCAATAACGGCTATTCGCAGAGATATCGGCTAGGGTCCGGCCTGACCGGCAATCCCGACCTGAAGCCCGAAGTGTCGCGCAGCTTCACGGCGGGCGCCATCTTCGAGCCGACCCGCTGGCTGAGCCTGACCGTCGATTATTATAATGTGAAGAAATCGGACCTGATCGTCGCGGGGCCGCAAACAGGCGATGCTCGAAACGCCTATTATGGACAGTCGAACGTGGCCGCTGCCTGTGCTGCGGTGGCTGCCGTAGGGCCGGGCTATAGCTGCTACGCCATCGACGCGCCCGACCCGGCATTCCCCAATGCCCTGCCCCGCGTGCTGATCATCAACGCACCGTTCGTCAACGCCAACTATGCAGTGACGTCGGGCGTCGACTTCTCGGCCACCGCCAAGATTCCGCTGGGCGACGAGATCATGTGGACGAGCCGGATCGAAGCGACCCATGTGATCCAATATGATCTGCACACTGCCAAGGGCGTGCAGAAATATGCGGGCACCATGGGCCCCTATGAGCTGTCGTCGGGTAACGGCACGCCCGATTGGCGCGGCAACTGGCAGAATACGTTGCAGATCAGGAAATTCGCCCTGACCGCGACGGCCTATTATGTCGGCAAGATCAAGGCGGTGGCGGCGGACGAAGGATCGCTCGACCTTTCCTGCGCCCACAATCTCTATTCAAGCAATCCGCTCTATTCCGACAAATTCTGCCATGTGAAAAGCTTCATCAATGTCGACATGAACGCTCAGGTGGAAGTGAACGAGAATTTCACCTTCTTCGCCAATGTCGGCAATGTGTTCGGTCGCCGGGCTCCGCTGGCGCCCGCTTCCTATACAAGCTCGCCCAATTTCCTGACCACTTGGCATTATGCCGGGCTGATCGGCCGCACCTTCAAGGCGGGGGCAAGCTTCAAATTCTGA
- the yghU gene encoding glutathione-dependent disulfide-bond oxidoreductase, translated as MTDTAYIPPRVWTWDKDNGGAFANINRPIAGPTHEKALPVGKHPLQLYSLATPNGQKVTILLEELLKAGKDAEYDAWLIRIGDGDQFGSGFVSVNPNSKIPALMDHGVSPPRRVFESGSILVYLAEKFGAFLPTDPTKRTETLNWLFWQMGSAPLLGGGFGHFFAYAPEKFEYAINRYAMEAKRQLDVLDRQLAEHEYIAGEDYTIADMAIWPWYGGVALGRAYDAAEFLDVQSYKNVLRWAKQIDERPAVKRGRMVNKANGPLEEQLHERHEAGDFATRTQDKLEGAS; from the coding sequence ATGACCGACACAGCCTATATTCCGCCGCGCGTCTGGACCTGGGACAAGGATAATGGCGGCGCCTTTGCCAACATCAACCGGCCGATCGCGGGACCGACCCATGAAAAGGCGCTGCCGGTCGGCAAACATCCGTTGCAACTTTATTCGCTCGCCACGCCCAATGGGCAAAAGGTGACGATCCTGCTGGAAGAGTTGCTGAAGGCAGGCAAGGATGCGGAATATGACGCCTGGCTGATCCGTATCGGAGATGGCGATCAGTTCGGCAGCGGCTTCGTTTCGGTCAATCCGAACAGCAAGATCCCGGCGCTGATGGACCATGGCGTCTCTCCGCCCCGCCGGGTGTTCGAGTCCGGCTCGATCCTGGTCTATCTGGCCGAGAAATTCGGCGCTTTCCTGCCGACCGATCCGACCAAGCGCACCGAGACGCTCAACTGGCTGTTCTGGCAGATGGGCAGCGCGCCGCTCCTGGGTGGCGGCTTCGGCCATTTCTTCGCCTATGCGCCGGAGAAATTCGAATATGCGATCAACCGCTATGCGATGGAGGCCAAGCGGCAGCTCGATGTGCTGGACCGGCAACTGGCCGAGCATGAATATATAGCGGGCGAGGATTATACGATAGCGGACATGGCGATCTGGCCCTGGTATGGCGGCGTCGCGCTGGGCCGCGCCTATGATGCGGCGGAGTTTCTCGACGTGCAGAGCTACAAGAATGTGCTGCGCTGGGCGAAGCAGATCGACGAGCGGCCCGCGGTGAAGCGCGGGCGGATGGTCAACAAGGCGAACGGGCCGCTGGAAGAACAGCTACACGAACGCCATGAAGCGGGCGACTTTGCGACGCGCACGCAGGACAAGCTGGAGGGGGCGAGCTGA